CTCCTTGAACCTGAAACTCACCCATTGGCTAGGCTAACTGGCTAATGAGCTCCAGGAATCTAGCTCACTCCACTTCCACCACTACCAAACACCCCACCCACAAGCAGCcggtgctgggatgacagattgTGTCCAACTATTTTATATAGGTGCTGTGGATCTGAGCTCAGCTCCTTATGGTTTACATGGCAAGCTCTTTACAGAGCTTTGCTCCTCTGCCCCCTGGGAAGTCATTTCTAAGTCTGGTTTTGCACAGAGGACATTAGGTGGCCAGGAAATAaacactccacccccacctcatctGCCTTCATCCCTGTTAGTCACGTAGCCTCTTGCCTGGGACTCTGCTCCAGCTAATGCCAATTCTGCCATCTAGACACCTGTGGGATTCTGTTCCCCAGGGGCTTTGGGACTTGTGCCTATAGACCATGAGCACAGGGTGACCAGGGACTTATCAAGGTTGGGGGTTGTGGATCTCCTGTGCTGTCTTTGGTACTGGAGCAAGTAAGAATGAGCAGCTGCTGTCCtaggcctttctttttcttcttccttaactatttaatttctattttaaacacAAGAAAATTGGACAGACCTTTTCTATCTGTTTAAGCAGCTGATAACCTGTAGGTGTACGGGGACgatttgcctttttctttcttttcttttctttctttcttttttttttgttttgttttgtttgttttttgttctttgagacatggACTcattagtccaggctggcctccatctcactATGGaaccaaagctggccttgaacttctgatcctccagcttcagcctcctgaggatGAGGAATTACAGGCCAGCACCATTATGCCTGCCTCTTGCTTGTGTCTTGAATAAATCTGGTTGAGAGCAGGCGATGGATGAGCAGCCTGAGGCTGGCTCTACCCCCCGGGTGGGGGGAGGGTCGTTCTCAGAGGCTCTCCTTCCCCAGTCTGGAGAGAAGTGATTTTCTCCTTCCCAAGAGGACAGTGGAGGGCCTAGACCCTGCCAGAGCGTGGGAAACTTGGGGGCAGGGGGTTAAAGAGGGAGCTTAGCGCCATGTAGCCAAGCTGGTTTAGCAGATCAATGCTTTAGCAGCCTGACTGTTCTGATTTTCAGGGCTATTGAGCTCCAATGTACAAGCAAACTGGAAAAAATagctttgttggttttcttttaatgatTAAAGGTAATGACAGCAGATGCGTTCCTTTGAAGGCCTCCCCCTTTATCTCAGCCCTCTCCGTTGAGGTTAATCTAATCCTGCTAAATTAAGAACCTGCCTGGCTcggggtgcagctcagtggtagagcacttgcctagtatgcacgAGGGCCTGAGCTTGGAACCTCAGCAccacaagagaagaaaatttaaaaggagcCTTACCTCCCCACAGTGGGAGTGAGGGTGTGCAGGCTCAGCCTCATGGGTGAAGAGAGGTGCCAGGGCCCAGGCTCCAGAGTGCCCTTCTGCCCTGGCTTGTGGTCTGGCCTGTCTCACCTTATCTACTATGTGTATGAATGAGCCAGGGTACTACCCCACAGAAGTAGGGTCGGCATACCCGGCTGGTGAGGGAGCTAGTTGGAACCACAGCCACCTCTCTGTGTCCACAGATGACCCATGTTCTCAGGACTGTCTTCATAGACACTGTCCCAGGGAGTGTGGTAATGTCCATGGTGTCCACACTAGAGGAGAGCAGTGGTATCTTTTTGCTAGACACACATCTTCCTGAGATGGTAGGGAAGGCAGAGTGATGTCCCTTACAGATCCTAGTGTGCTTGTCTTGTCCCTGTGACTGTAGCCTAGGACCTATGTGCAAAGTCCCAGGGGAGTCGATGGTGGCTCTGGGGGAAAGCAGTGCACCACTTCGTCAGGTGTTTGGCTCTGGCCCCCCTCCTCACCTCACCTCCTAGCCCTGCTCCCCAGTCAACATGGCTCTTTTGTGGCTCTGAACTGTCAACCTTAATGAAGTGGCTTCCTGGCTGCTGAGGATTGAAAGCTGCTACTGAGGACGTAAGTCAGTAATAGAATGGAAAACACTGGAATACTGTGAGGTGCCAAGCTGGGCCTGGCCCAGTGTGATTCTAAAAGGCTAATAAAAATCCACCAATTAATTGTGACAGCTCAATGGAAAATTATTCAATTGTGAACGGGGGCAAGCCGCTACTagcaaggaggaggggagatgttGCCATAGTAACATCAATATAAGTTCTCATCTCAGCAGTCACAGCCAGCCCTGGAGTGAGCTGCTTCTGACGGCTGTGTGTGACCCGGGATGGGATGTAGGAGACTCAGCAGCCTTTGAAAGGGATGCTCTGCCTGCCCTAGGTCTGCACACAGCCTAGACCAAGCCTGTCCCCTCTACACACACCTCCCCCCGCCTCCCCCAGGTGGAGATGtcgggttttttttcccttcacaCTCATTCTGAGAAACACAGGGAACAGGGAAGCTGAGAGGGAAAGAGCCTGtgccttctctccctctaccttcGCCCAGTTGCCAATTAAGGGGCTGCTCGGAGAGGTGTGCGGGGTACAGGCAGCCTGATTTCCATCTCCCCAAAGTGAAGGCTTCAGGAACTCAAGAAAAGAAGTTTCTGGGGCCCAGAGGACCTGGAAGGAAGAGGCCAGCATCCCATTATGATGCTGCAGTTGTTAcaacttttatttcaaaagataCACATGGCAATTCCTAGTTTGGGTATTTGAAACTCAACCTTGcttagcacaaaaaaaaaaaaaaacaaaaaacaccccttcagagttcagttcccatgagGCCCTTAGATTGGCTAACACTACCATGAACAAGGGGGTGATGGGCAGCCAGAGGGATGCACGGGCCATCCATGGGCAGCTTGGTACCTACCACTGCGGGCTTTCTTGCCAGAGGCGTCTTGTGCTAATGGGATGGAGAACACACTGactggtttgggtttgtttgtgtctgggttattttcttccccttcattTCTCTACTTTCAGACTCACATTCTATACACAGCGGAGTACGCTCTTTCACAGCAGCCCTTCAGATGTCAGCTACCAGCGTCCCTTCAGGGACTGTCAGAACTTTGATTTCCCGCTGTAATCTCTTGGTCCACCTACCGACAAATGAACAACAGAGCCAGAGGCCTGTTGTATCCACAGCCCCATCCCAGCCTCAATGCCCTGCCACTGTGGGCAGAGGGCTGCTCCAGTCAGACCAGTGGGGAAagttggaggctgagacagacagCAGCCAGAGTCATGGGCTGGGACAAGGACACATTGTCTTACTGACCAAGACATACTTTGTCCTCCTGTGTGCAGGGTTTTTTGGGGGAATGGGGGTTGAAAGGAGCGttgattgttctttttttttttttttaaacaccacCCAGGTGTTTCACTTTAGCAAAGttggaaatgaaaacatgaacacacacctaTTCACCACCACTAGACCACCACTAGTTCGCTGTGAAACGCTCTCTGGGTCTGGGTTCTTGAGGGTGGGGCCGGGGCAACAGTAGACAGTCAGACCGGGCAGAGTCCACACAGGCCCTCACCGTCCGAAGCGGAAGCTGAagccccccttcctcctgctgtaGCTGCTCAGCTCCTCTGCCAGAGTCCCCAGGGGGCCGCTGGCCTTCTCAGAGTCAGTGGGCAGGAACCCTGCAGCCTCACTGCTAACGTCCTGCCTCCCTAGACGGAAGCCGGTGTGTTCCCTGCGTGAGGCCTGCTGCTCCTTGGCCATCACAAGCAGGGCCTGTGGCTGTGGTCTTTGAATTGAGTGAGGGGGGTGTCCCTCAGCCAGCTGGGCCCAGCTCGTCCTGGCTCCGATGTCACCCATGTCTGTGGGTCCCCTTCTATCCAGCACGGGAAAGCAGACactcagagggaagaggaggtagagcAGAGAGCGGAGGCTCCTCAtctgagcaggggaaggagagagaggggaaggggttAGTGGCCAGCATTTGCCATCTGCGATCCCTGGCCCCAGGCTTCCCAAGGTCTGAGCAGCCTTTGGAGGGATAGCTGCTGACTGTGCTTAGTCTGGTTCCCTAGCAGCCAGCACACCAAGCTGTCTCAGCCACCACAGGGGCTGGCCGCACCAATTAGGCTGATTCCCATTCACCTGCAGCCAGGGGCTGCCTGCCTTggtggctcagtagtagaataCCAGAGCTGCCAGCTGGCTTGCAGAGGTACCTGGGTGGCCCTCGGGGCTGTGTGCATTTGGGTTCAATTTTCTATTATAATTATTGACTCTTGGGCTGTGGGCAGAGTGAGAAGCTGCCGTGTGTGTTTTCAACTTGATAATGAATAGGTCTAGCAGTTCTGCTGGGAAACCCCACTGTCTCCCTAATTCAGGAACAAGTTGCTCTTGGGAGGGGGAAATGGGTCTGGTGGCCCTTGTGTAAGTCAGATACCCACTtggggaggagctggaggcaaGGCTGGGGACAGCCAGCACCCACTGAGCTCActggacaggacaagctctgggcTAAAGATTACACACACGAGTGGGCTTCTCTTGCCAGTAAGTCTGTCTGCAGCAAACTCCACCCCACCACACAGCTCTGGGCTCTAATGTCAGTGTGGTTTCTCCGTATGCCAGTCCTTGCGGAAACGGTTGCTTCCTGTGTACAGCCATCCAGCCCCACAGCCTGGGGGCCACCCACAATACCTCAGGCTCAGACAGGCTCAGGGTTTGCCCTAGGTCCTACAGCTTTCTAAGCTGAGTTCAAGGGAGCCTCATTACTCTGTGCTCACATATCTGTCCCATTGTTGGGAACTGTTCCCTTCCCTCACAGAGGAAGTCTGTTTAGCAGTGACCATGGgtgagctgggctgggctggctcaCCCTCTGAGGAAGCTCCTGAAGCTGGAATAGAGGAGGGGAGGACTTCTTTCCAGAAACAGCTCCcttgaaaacatttcaaagaagTGAGCGCAGCCAGAAagcttcaaaaacaacaacaaaagcagccCTGCTTTCTACCCAAATCCAGCTTGCTAAGCCCCCTGGTCCCCAGGGGCTGGAGTAGCCTCCAGTCTGCTGCTGCTACAGGGGCTTCCTCAGGCATGGTGGAGAGAGCCCTCCCACCACAGGGGACAGACAAGTCTCATTCCCTACTCCCCATGGGAGGGGAGGACCAGGAATGTTCTTTATCCTAAGAGATTAATACTTCCTGGCTGGCATCTAGGGCTGACTGGCTCTGGTGGAACTTTAGCTGAGGATGGAGCTGAGGGTCTCCCTCAATCCCGCCCTTCCCGGTGTGTGGTTCCCGGTGCTTGCTGTACTTGCCTGCACCCAGCTCACCTGGTGAGCCTGTCCTCCCATCCCACGCTGTACTCACTGTGCTGTGAGTGGGCTGCTCCAAAGAGGGCAGGTGAGTCTCTGGGCCCCAATGTCAGGCAGAGCTGCTCAGGTCCTGGTCCAGCAGACATGGTTCTGGGGTTTCCCTGCTTTATGAAGATCTCTGGTGTGGTGAGCCCCAGCCTGCCTGATTGCTGTGCATTCCTAGCCCTAGGATTCCTTTGGGGCTGCTGGTGGTGAAGGAAGGGGCACTGTGGGCCACAGGACAAAGAGACAACGCAAACAGGATGTGGTCTGATGAGAGTGGCGGGTGCCACCCATGCAGAGCGGAGCCTCATCACTGGTCAAATGCAGGCTCAGACCCTGGCGGTCCCGGGTGGAGACACGGAGGGGCCCACCCTTGAGAACCCCAATGGTGCTGCCTTGGTCTCCCTCCGGAGACGGTGGGCTTACAGAGGCAGCTTCCTCACTGCTGAGGGGGCCGGAGGGCCATGGACACCCAGTCCCTGCTGTAGGCAAGTGAGGTGTTCTGGTGAGAGATACACGCTTCCTTAAGGAGCCTTCGGAGATGTGAAGCTGAGCAGGAATTCTTGCTTCTGAGAGGTTCAGGTTTTAGAACTCATGACTAAGCAGGCCCCTCTCGGGCTCCAGCTCCAGCAACACACTCAGTCCATCCCAGTGATGGTACGCTCTGTCTCTCTCACCATGCGGCCTCATGGCTGGGCTGTACCTGATGCCTGGATATACCTTTTCGGACCACAGGGCCTGCCCTTCTGAACAGCAGAGTACAATCATACCCACCTCCCCAGTACCTGTCATGGTGGCCAGGAGAGATAAGGGTGGACCTTGGCAAAGGCGGAGGGCAGGTGATGAGGTCATCAACACTCATTCCTCCCACACTGGCACGCGCAGTAAGGACAGGGTTGTCGGTCACCACCACCCCTAACCACACACCATGGCTTCTCTTCAGCTTAGTCCACGGCTAGGTGCTGTTCTTACTGGCCCGCATCACCATAGTGAGTGTGTGTCTACAGGGGCTGTAGACCCTTCATCTTCACAGCCCACTCTTTTTACCAGACTCCCTCTGGAAGCTGCCCATGGGTGCTCTGGCCAAGGTGTGGTCACTGCCCATTCCAGGGCCACTTCCAGTGCAGTTCTTCCAGTGACTAATGACAATGTCCTACCCACACCCCCAGTTGAGACCTGGATTCAGCAGCTGCATGGTAGGGTGGGACCCTTCTCCCTGTGGCCCACCCCTTCCTCAGCTCACACTGGGCTCCCACCTGCCATGCTGTGCTTCTTAGCTCAGACGGTTGCCTTAATCAAAGGCTTGGCTCTGAGGGCTGGGCAGACTCCCAAAGTGCTTTCCAGGCGCACTCCTGGGATCCTGCCTGCATCTGTTCCTCTGATCCTTGAGGCCCCATGTCTTCAGCTGCTGTCCCGCATGATGAGGGGCCTTGCCAGTAGCTGGTGTCCAGGGCAGCATGGAGGCTGGGGCTGAGGGTGTTTCTGATGTCATCCAGCAGGACAGGCCCCGTCAAGGTTAGAGGTCGAGCAGAGCAGGGAGCAGTGTTACAGGAGGAattgtggtgggttttttttgggggggggaggggcagcttTCCAGAAGTTTCCAGGGCTCCCTGAGCTGCAGTCCCGAGGGCCCAGAGCTCCATGCCGCCCGTCCATGCAGCCCGTCCAAGCTCCCCTACAGCCTGGCTTCTGGACCCATCCTTGTCTCTCATGGTGTGAGGGAGGGCTGGGACTGAATGTAAAGGTATATTCAGGACAGCCAGTCTGGGCTGGGCCCTTGCAGGCTCCTGGCTTCATCTCAACCATCCCCCTCAGCATAGGACCCAGCCTGGAACTCCATGTGGCTATGATCTCTGAGACTGATGATGTCACAACACTCCTCATGTCATGAAGGACACACTACACCCTGAGGGTGGCAAGACCAGCAGGGTACCCTCCCCACAAATGTTCACCACCAATCAGGCCTCTCCAGTCTCCCCACAGATCCCTGGGGAGATTTCTTCCCTCAGTACTATGCCCTGTAGATGGCTGGTCCCCGAGCCCCTTTATAGCTCTAGAGAATTCTGTGAGATCGGGTTGGTAAGACCCATCCAGCTGGCTCTTGGAGCCACAGCCAGAGCAGTTCAGCTGAGGGAAGCAACATGGCTGTGGCTTAGCAGTGTCAGGGAACAGGCTAGCTGACAAGGCCCCCACATAGGTGGGTGTGCTCCCACAGAAACAGGTACAGTCACTGTGGATCTCTGAGGGCCTGGCTCAGAagtcctggccctggcatctctCCTCTGCCCCCAACCTCCATCCCTCTAGCCCTGTGTCCCAGGATGAGCTGCTCAGAGGATGGGACACAGAGGATCCTGTGAGCAGTCTGAGAACTGGTGTCCTGTGGACATGGTCTCAGGACAGTCTCACAGTACAGGCAGGAGTGAGGATCCCTCCCGACTGCCCCTACGCCggggtaggaggtgggggctCCACACATATATTTCCTGCAGTGTGGGCACTCAGTCAACCCTACTTTTCATGGAATAACTTGAGCTTCAAGTTGAAGCATCAATTAGAAATAAATGACTGTTGGGCAGGCCGGAGTGAGCAGgattgaccagagcgagcagaagttctaaattcaattcccaacaaccacatgaaggctcacaaccatctgtacagctacagtgtactcatatacataaaataaataaataaatctttaaagaagaaataaatgactgTTAATTAGTTCCTCAGAGTGTCGACTCCTCAGAACCCCGGGACCCCATCCCCTGTAGTGGCAGTTCGCCACCACAAAGACACCCGTAGGCTACACAGAGCCAGCCTAGGTGAACCTATGAGACCTAGACTCCAGGACACAAGCCCTGCTGGATGCAACCTATGCAGAAGGCTGGCCTGCCCCTGCCCAGCTGCCAgccttgcctgtctctgcctagcCAGTGACTCCTTGGGAGTGAGCACAAAGCCATCTGGAGAGGAGGGCAGACCAGTCCCAGAGCCCTAGGTACCTGCCTCGCCCTGCTGTGGCATGGGGCATGGGGCAGGACTGTAAGTGAAGGCTGGCACTGGGTCACCATGATACTTTATTTAAGACAGGGATATACAAGACACCGAGGGCACACAGCCCCAAGTAGCGACTGCCCCACACTATTTGCCCAGGGGGTGCTGCACTGACCTTCAGAGCTGCTCCCAGCCCCAGGATCCCATTGTATCCACcagcatgcacacctgcacagaTAGCCTCAGGTTGgacctctcccccacccccaattccccAGCAGCCTGACTCTGGGCCTCTGGATTTATGGATCCCTGCAGTTGCTGGGTCATCAGAACCTCAGGCAACCTTCACCAAAGGCAGACAAGGAACTGAGGCTCTGAGAGGCTCCTGGACGCTGGGTCCGTGTTGTTTCATCATGCTTCTGGGTTCCATGGGACTTCTGCTGGCACGTCGCTCCTCAGATCACAGGGCTCAGGGGAGCCGCAGCCTAGCTCTTACCCCTGACTCGTCCGCATCTCCCGTCTCAGGGTCAAGTCACCTTTTTTGAAGTTGGAAGCTCACACTGTTGCTCATAGACTTTCTGGTCATCCAAGGCCCTGCCCTCTTCCAGAAGTGCTGATTAGGGCTAAGACCTGCAGTGATCATGGCCACAGATGCCAATTCTCCACCTAGAAGCTTGGGGTGACATGGATGAGAGGGCAGAGAAGAGCCAGGAACTGGAGATGCCACTCCCTGCATGCTGGCTAGGTGGCCACTACCCAGGTACAGCTATCTGGGAGACCTTTGGTGGAATCCACAGAGCCAGCTTGGGCTTGGAAAGAAGTTCTGATGCTTTGCAAAGTAGAGACAGACATAGTGACAAGCCCCTAGTGTGGGGTGTGGAGACTCTGCCCAAGAAAGCAAGCAGCGTGGCTCTGCCAGGTGATATCATTGACTCACCCCGGTTAGTCATTCCATTGCCAAACCAAAGGAGGTCTGGTGGGTCAGGAACCACAGCCTGCTGACAGTATCATGTCTCAGTGGACCTGTCCTGCCCTCCAAAAGCTTCCCAGCATTCCTGTTTCCCATAGTCACTCTGATCACCAGTGGCAGCCATCGACACAGACATCAGACCAATGAACACAAGCCAGAAGGTTGTGGCCCAGTGTGCAGGAACTGTGCTCCCAGGGACAATGCTCTCACCTGCCCTTGGAAGGTGCACACCAGGAAGGTGAAGGACTGTTGACCTGGTCTCTCCCTACTCGTCCCTGCCCATTCAGCCAGTGtttggcaaaaccacaccccctaGAGTACCAGCCTGGCCTGGGAGAGAGCTTGGTGTTCCTGGGGCAGTGGCTGGGCTGAAGGGCTGTCATTTCCAATGTGACCAGACAGGGATGCATGTCACCCCTCACCTGTCCACCAGCTGCCCTGGTGGGATGAGCTTCAGTTCCTGCGTCCTGCAGCCCAGCCCTGGCCCACAGCCCTCCTGTCCCACACTCAAATGTGTGAATCCGTTGCTTCACTCGGAAAGGGTTTGTTTGATACCACATCAGAAAGCACTCGGCACTTCTGAGCGGTGCTGACGCGGCAGCTGGCAACAGAAGTCACTTTAGCATCAGCCTCGGGGGCGGGTAGTGTCTGCCAGGATGGGTTTAGGCTCCCACACACCTCTGCAATGAAGCTAGCTGCCAGGTGTTGGGGACAGAGAGGCAATGGGAGGGGACTTCCCTGTGTATCCCTTGTCCCATCAGAACCTTGGCTACTCTACCCATGTTTcctgccaccagctggggaccataGAGACAATAACCAGCCTTGTCCATCACCTAAGACGGCTTTGACTCTCACAGATGTGCTACAGCCCCTGGCTGAAGACCTGAGGCCCAATGTGAGGGACTGAGCAGGTCACACAGTTCGTCAGTGGGGTCAGGCTTTGGTACAAGTCTGGCAGAAAGAAGAGGCATAGGTCTCTGCCTCCAGATAGAGGAGGCCACCACTGCCATCTTACCATCCGGTCCTTTGAAAGCCCCTGTCAGGTTCCCACAAGAGCATCTCAGCTGCCAAGCAGGCAGCTGAGTGCAGGGCTGCAGCCTGCCTTCCTGGCAGATCACCTGTACAGGTGCTGGGAAAGCCGGACAAGGAAATGTCCAGATGCCCAACCTGCTTGATGCTTTGTCTCCTGCCCCCAGTTAGGCCCTGATGGCAGTGTCCGTGACAGCCAGCAGGGGGCAGCGTCTCTGCAGAGATGGTAGTCTTTGGCCATGCTGAATCCCAGGGCTGGCTGGCTTCAACTCTCTGGCTTCTGAGAAAATCCTAGAGTCAGTCCATAGAGGTTGGCAGAACACAAGAGCCTGGCACAGCCTCATCCCAGGAGGTTCTCACTGGCTTAGGCCAGTCCCACCCTTGCCCCACAGGCAGGTGATGTGGGGCAGGACCAATGGCTGCTCTGCAGGAGGGCAGGTGAGCCTTGTTTGAGGTGGGAAAGAGCAGATGAGCTTTGAAAGCAA
The nucleotide sequence above comes from Mastomys coucha isolate ucsf_1 unplaced genomic scaffold, UCSF_Mcou_1 pScaffold15, whole genome shotgun sequence. Encoded proteins:
- the Qrfp gene encoding orexigenic neuropeptide QRFP isoform X2, with product MRSLRSLLYLLFPLSVCFPVLDRRGPTDMGDIGARTSWAQLAEGHPPHSIQRPQPQALLVMAKEQQASRREHTGFRLGRQDVSSEAAGFLPTDSEKASGPLGTLAEELSSYSRRKGGFSFRFGR
- the Qrfp gene encoding orexigenic neuropeptide QRFP isoform X1: MGGQAHQMRSLRSLLYLLFPLSVCFPVLDRRGPTDMGDIGARTSWAQLAEGHPPHSIQRPQPQALLVMAKEQQASRREHTGFRLGRQDVSSEAAGFLPTDSEKASGPLGTLAEELSSYSRRKGGFSFRFGR